In Helianthus annuus cultivar XRQ/B chromosome 3, HanXRQr2.0-SUNRISE, whole genome shotgun sequence, a single window of DNA contains:
- the LOC110931151 gene encoding uncharacterized protein LOC110931151, which yields MVKNRQLTAMFIANEFLQVFKSKPNWSAKEIILAVKHKYKVIITKWLAYKAKACAHKKLHGSMRDHYRKIGAYMEILKKVNPTSTFVLVTAPPGFINLDPTATCETFFRLFVCFDGVKRGFLAGCRKVLCLDGCFLKTFLGGMLLTAVGRDANDQMYPLAWAVVDGENNDSWEWFMEELRKCLGVSDGGEAWTFISDQQKGLLNAVALIWPRAEHRNCARHIYANWHKNFKDEELKELYWKAARAYCEPDYLQAIDEMRAINQDAVEAILKQDPKAFNMCYLKTHTKCDVIVNNMAETFNGYIITARSKHIIYMLEDIRVQIMSRLVIKRTKMEAKYVLICPNIQEKLDFSKDAAFRCEVYPSSYQVFQVKDVDDVTVDLENKTCTCRKWQLRGYPCKHVCAVAGFLHKNAEDYVDPCYHKETYMRTYEYSIPPLPSEKFWPKVDYPMDPPPIKKAPGRPKKNRKRDPHEDPKKPGKLIKHGVIMTCGICGERGHNKRKCTVKDSQNAAEIGRKKASKRGRPTKRGRPSKRGRPTEKATVS from the exons ATGGTAAAGAATAGACAGCTAACTGCAATGTTCATAGCTAATGAGTTCCTGCAAGTGTTTAAATCCAAGCCCAACTGGTCGGCTAAGGAAATCATATTGGCTGTGAAACATAAGTATAAAGTAATAATCACCAAGTGGCTGGCCTACAAGGCTAAAGCATGTGCCCATAAGAAACTTCATGGATCAATGAGGGATCATTATAGAAAAATTGGTGCATACATGGAGATTTTGAAAAAAGTAAACCCAACTTCAACATTTGTGCTTGTTACTGCACCACCAGGTTTCATTAACTTAGATCCCACAGCCACATGTGAAACTTTTTTCAGACTCTTTGTGTGTTTTGATGGTGTGAAAAGAGGATTTCTAGCTGGATGTAGGAAGGTCTTGTGTCTAGATGGTTGTTTTCTAAAGACCTTCCTAGGAGGGATGTTGTTAACTGCAGTTGGCAGAGATGCTAATGATCAGATGTATCCATTGGCATGGGCAGTTGTAGATGGTGAAAATAACGATAGCTGGGAATGGTTTATGGAAGAGCTTAGGAAGTGTTTGGGTGTAAGTGATGGTGGTGAGGCATGGACATTCATCTCAGATCAACAAAAG GGTCTTTTAAATGCTGTGGCACTTATTTGGCCAAGAGCAGAGCATAGAAACTGTGCAAGGCACATCTATGCAAATTGGCACAAGAATTTTAAGGATGAGGAGCTCAAGGAATTGTATTGGAAAGCTGCAAGAGCATACTGTGAACCTGATTACCTCCAAGCCATTGATGAAATGAGGGCCATAAACCAGGATGCAGTAGAGGCAATCTTAAAGCAGGATCCCAAAGCATTTAACATGTGCTACTTGAAAACTCACACTAAATGTGATGTCATAGTAAACAACATGGCAGAAACATTTAATGGTTATATCATAACTGCAAGGTCAAAGCATATTATATACATGCTAGAGGACATTAGGGTTCAAATCATGAGTAGGTTAGTCATCAAAAGAACTAAAATGGAAGCCAAATATGTGCTCATTTGCCCCAATATCCAGGAGAAACTTGATTTCTCAAAAGATGCAGCCTTTAGGTGTGAGGTATACCCCTCATCTTATCAGGTTTTTCAAGTTAAAGATGTTGATGATGTTACAGTTGACTTGGAAAATAAGACCTGCACATGTAGAAAGTGGCAATTAAGGGGGTATCCTTGTAAGCATGTGTGTGCTGTGGCTGGATTTTTGCATAAGAATGCTGAGGATTATGTTGACCCATGTTACCACAAAGAAACATACATGAGAACTTATGAGTACTCAATCCCACCATTGCCTAGTGAAAAGTTTTGGCCGAAGGTTGATTATCCAATGGATCCACCTCCAATCAAAAAGGCACCTGGTAGGCCTAAGAAAAACAGAAAGAGGGACCCTCATGAGGATCCCAAGAAACCAGGAAAACTGATTAAGCATGGGGTCATAATGACATGTGGGATTTGTGGAGAAAGAGGTCACAACAAGAGAAAATGCACAGTTAAAG ATTCTCAAAATGCGGCAGAAATTGGAAGGAAAAAAGCAAGTAAAAGGGGAAGGCCAACTAAAAGAGGAAGGCCAAGTAAAAGGGGAAGACCAACAGAGAAGGCTACAGTTAGTTAA